The Vibrio gallaecicus genome contains a region encoding:
- a CDS encoding DUF2897 family protein codes for MLEILTNPWVICFIVVSVIVGNIAALKYTANMNVGKPSKLKGESDLDKLNRLDKLNNARKAAEQDAHKDA; via the coding sequence ATGTTAGAGATCTTAACGAATCCATGGGTCATTTGCTTCATCGTGGTCAGTGTTATTGTCGGAAATATCGCGGCGTTAAAATACACTGCAAATATGAACGTAGGTAAGCCAAGTAAACTTAAAGGTGAAAGTGATTTAGATAAGCTGAACCGTTTAGATAAATTGAATAATGCGAGAAAGGCAGCCGAGCAAGACGCCCATAAAGACGCATAA
- the bamC gene encoding outer membrane protein assembly factor BamC, with amino-acid sequence MKYSHQLVIGSLAVFVLTACSGSATQRRQAKDDFEYLETPEFTQWQVPEGAEPFFYPNFDIPQGEFTGGTGPSVDIRPPQQILELIPGARAERQNGEVTLWLLRKEEADRVWQTAVDMLSARQIEIREQSTDSVETGWVTWVSEDEETEIGSRYSISRFEANNRFGFKINLIDWREGTTVQPVTATNKERYNAFMTNLVTARYDQDLRDEAALKAQELVKRIPITMGSDRSGFPVIIARTPYNVLWQRLPELLPTMGFELEERNQSQGTIKAKYASPDDEFWESIGVKPLELETGTYTFLMGDLGNRTSINVTDASGKPVEEEFLKSLAPVLAAIVEIKEPAE; translated from the coding sequence ATGAAGTATTCTCACCAGCTAGTGATCGGTTCACTGGCTGTTTTTGTTCTTACTGCGTGTTCAGGCAGTGCGACTCAACGTCGCCAAGCCAAAGATGATTTTGAGTATTTAGAAACACCAGAATTTACACAGTGGCAAGTACCTGAAGGTGCTGAGCCATTCTTTTACCCTAATTTTGATATCCCACAAGGTGAGTTCACTGGCGGTACTGGTCCTAGTGTTGATATTCGACCACCTCAGCAAATCTTAGAGCTTATTCCCGGAGCTCGTGCTGAACGTCAAAATGGTGAAGTAACGCTTTGGCTGCTGCGTAAAGAGGAAGCTGACAGAGTATGGCAAACTGCGGTGGATATGTTATCTGCTCGACAAATTGAAATTCGTGAGCAATCTACAGACTCTGTTGAGACAGGTTGGGTTACGTGGGTTTCTGAAGATGAAGAAACTGAAATCGGCAGCAGATACTCTATTTCTCGTTTTGAAGCCAATAACCGATTTGGTTTTAAGATTAATCTGATTGATTGGCGAGAAGGCACGACTGTTCAGCCTGTGACAGCAACGAACAAAGAACGTTATAACGCGTTTATGACGAACTTAGTGACAGCAAGATACGATCAAGATTTGCGAGATGAAGCGGCATTAAAAGCTCAAGAATTGGTGAAGAGAATCCCAATTACAATGGGCTCAGACAGAAGTGGATTCCCTGTAATTATTGCTCGTACTCCATACAATGTATTGTGGCAGCGCCTACCTGAACTATTACCGACGATGGGTTTTGAGCTAGAAGAACGAAATCAATCTCAAGGAACGATCAAAGCTAAATATGCCTCTCCAGATGATGAATTTTGGGAAAGCATTGGTGTTAAACCTCTTGAACTTGAGACAGGGACGTACACTTTCCTAATGGGTGATTTAGGTAACCGAACTTCAATTAACGTGACTGATGCGTCAGGTAAACCGGTAGAAGAAGAGTTCCTTAAATCATTAGCTCCTGTTTTAGCCGCAATTGTAGAAATTAAAGAACCAGCTGAATAA
- the dapA gene encoding 4-hydroxy-tetrahydrodipicolinate synthase: protein MFSGSIVALVTPFNLDGEVDFDSLKKLVDHHVAAGSDGLVAVGTTGESSTLTIEEHVKVVNKIVEFADGRIPVIAGTGANATHESVLFSRLLNGSGIVGCLSVTPYYNKPTQEGLYQHYKAIAEVSDVPQILYNVPGRTAVDLLPETVARLSKIENIVALKDATGDLERIAIHRELCGEDFILLSGDDLTGLEFVKRGGDGVISVTNNIAAADMAKMFKLAKEGKFEEAEIINERLMPLHKNLFVESNPIPVKWAVHKLGLISEGGLRLPLTELSAEQQPTVAQAMTEACIY from the coding sequence ATGTTTTCAGGAAGTATCGTTGCGCTCGTTACGCCATTTAACTTAGATGGTGAAGTGGATTTCGACAGCCTTAAAAAGTTAGTTGATCATCATGTAGCTGCTGGAAGTGATGGTTTAGTTGCTGTTGGTACAACAGGTGAGTCTTCTACACTTACTATTGAAGAGCATGTCAAAGTCGTGAATAAGATTGTTGAGTTTGCTGACGGTCGTATCCCTGTTATTGCAGGTACGGGCGCGAATGCGACTCATGAGTCAGTACTATTTAGCCGTTTGCTTAATGGTTCTGGCATTGTTGGCTGTTTAAGCGTGACGCCTTATTACAACAAACCGACTCAAGAAGGCTTATATCAACATTACAAAGCCATAGCTGAAGTGAGTGATGTACCTCAAATTCTATACAATGTACCAGGTCGTACCGCTGTCGATCTATTACCTGAAACGGTAGCTCGCTTATCTAAAATTGAAAACATTGTTGCCTTGAAAGATGCGACAGGTGATTTAGAAAGAATTGCAATTCACCGTGAACTTTGTGGCGAAGATTTCATCTTACTAAGTGGTGATGACTTAACAGGTCTTGAGTTTGTTAAGCGTGGCGGTGATGGTGTTATCTCGGTTACTAATAATATTGCAGCTGCAGACATGGCTAAAATGTTTAAACTAGCCAAAGAAGGCAAGTTTGAAGAGGCAGAGATTATTAATGAACGCCTGATGCCATTGCACAAAAACCTATTTGTTGAGTCAAACCCAATTCCTGTAAAATGGGCGGTTCACAAGCTTGGCTTAATTTCTGAGGGTGGTTTACGCTTACCGCTGACAGAACTTTCAGCTGAACAACAACCTACGGTTGCTCAAGCTATGACAGAAGCGTGTATTTACTAA
- a CDS encoding glycine cleavage system protein R: MTQHLVITAVGTDRPGICNQVVQLVTQSGCNIIDSRIALFGEEFTLIMLLSGKASNITRVETTLPLLGQEHDFITIMKRTSTHAQIDNSYTLEVFVESDDKLGLTEKFTTFFANRQIGIDSLSAQTINKSKVDLDNDQFHISITASVHSECNLMQLQEEFNSLCQELNVQGSLNFIKNSQ, encoded by the coding sequence ATGACTCAGCATCTAGTAATCACAGCTGTGGGCACAGATCGCCCGGGTATATGTAACCAAGTGGTTCAGTTAGTCACCCAATCAGGCTGTAATATTATTGATAGCCGCATTGCTTTATTCGGTGAAGAGTTCACCCTGATTATGCTGTTATCAGGTAAAGCAAGTAACATTACTAGAGTAGAAACTACCTTACCTTTATTGGGGCAAGAGCACGATTTCATTACCATAATGAAACGCACTTCTACTCATGCACAAATCGATAACTCATATACCTTAGAAGTATTCGTCGAGTCCGATGACAAACTTGGTTTAACTGAAAAATTCACCACTTTTTTTGCAAATCGCCAAATAGGTATTGATTCATTGAGTGCTCAAACAATCAATAAATCAAAGGTTGATCTAGATAATGACCAATTTCATATCTCAATTACCGCTTCCGTTCATTCAGAATGTAATTTGATGCAGCTACAAGAAGAATTCAATTCATTGTGCCAAGAGCTCAATGTTCAAGGCTCGCTCAACTTTATTAAAAACAGCCAATAA
- the bcp gene encoding thioredoxin-dependent thiol peroxidase codes for MNTLTAGTPAPAFSLLDQDGNTVSLSDFSGKKVLFYFYPKAMTPGCIVQAEGLRDIKPQLDDLNVVVLGVSIDPVKRLPNFVEKKSLNFTLLSDEDHAVAEQFGVWGEKKFMGKVYDGLHRISFLINEEGVIEHVFNKFKTKTHHEVVLDYFNKDA; via the coding sequence ATGAATACGCTGACAGCTGGCACTCCGGCTCCTGCTTTTTCTCTACTCGATCAAGACGGAAATACCGTTTCTCTTAGTGACTTTTCAGGAAAAAAAGTACTTTTCTACTTTTACCCGAAAGCGATGACGCCTGGTTGTATTGTTCAAGCTGAAGGTCTACGAGATATAAAGCCTCAACTTGATGATCTCAATGTAGTTGTACTTGGTGTGAGTATCGACCCAGTAAAACGCTTACCTAACTTTGTTGAGAAAAAATCCCTTAACTTCACTCTATTATCGGATGAAGACCACGCTGTCGCTGAACAGTTCGGAGTATGGGGAGAGAAGAAATTCATGGGTAAAGTGTACGACGGCCTGCACCGAATTAGCTTCTTAATCAATGAAGAAGGAGTTATTGAGCACGTATTCAATAAATTCAAAACAAAAACGCACCATGAAGTTGTGTTGGATTACTTCAACAAAGACGCTTAA
- a CDS encoding AI-2E family transporter, whose amino-acid sequence MLEMVSRWYKRRFSDPHAVSLVAIILFGFITIYFFGHLIAPLLVAIVLAYLLEWPVVQLQRIGIPRTPSVMLVILMFFSLMLLALFGLVPTIWNQVGNLINDIPSMYGGLQNFISTIPERYPELANLQIVESVVSNAKNKVLGMGESVVKGSLASLVSIATLAVYLILVPLLIFFLLKDKEEMIQMASGILPQNRRLATKVWVEMNQQISNYIRGKVVEILIVGGVSYVTFAILDLRYSALLAVAVGLSVLIPYIGAAAVTVPVAIVGLFQWGLEPQFYWLLLAYGIIQALDGNVLVPVLFSEAVNLHPVAIIVAVLVFGGLWGFWGVFFAIPLATLVKAVWNALPSHELHEAESKAKG is encoded by the coding sequence ATGCTTGAAATGGTCAGTCGCTGGTATAAGCGACGTTTTTCAGATCCTCATGCCGTCAGCTTAGTTGCTATCATTCTTTTCGGTTTTATTACTATTTACTTCTTTGGTCACCTAATTGCTCCGTTATTGGTAGCGATTGTATTGGCATACCTTTTAGAGTGGCCGGTGGTTCAACTGCAAAGAATAGGTATTCCTAGAACACCGTCGGTTATGTTAGTCATTTTGATGTTCTTCAGCTTAATGCTTCTAGCATTGTTTGGCTTGGTCCCGACAATATGGAACCAAGTGGGAAATTTGATTAATGACATTCCAAGCATGTATGGTGGATTGCAGAATTTTATCTCTACTATTCCAGAGCGCTACCCTGAATTAGCCAACCTTCAGATTGTTGAATCTGTTGTTTCTAATGCGAAAAATAAAGTGTTAGGGATGGGAGAGAGCGTCGTGAAAGGATCGCTAGCTTCATTGGTTAGTATCGCGACATTAGCGGTGTATTTAATTTTGGTCCCTTTGCTCATCTTCTTTTTGTTGAAAGACAAAGAAGAAATGATTCAGATGGCAAGTGGCATATTGCCCCAAAATCGTCGACTTGCTACGAAAGTGTGGGTGGAGATGAATCAACAGATCTCAAATTATATTCGAGGCAAGGTTGTTGAAATTCTAATTGTAGGCGGTGTTAGCTACGTCACGTTCGCCATTCTTGATCTTCGCTATTCCGCTTTACTTGCGGTTGCTGTCGGCTTATCTGTGTTGATCCCGTATATAGGTGCTGCTGCTGTGACAGTTCCTGTCGCGATTGTCGGTCTGTTCCAATGGGGCTTAGAGCCACAGTTTTATTGGTTGCTTTTAGCTTATGGTATAATCCAAGCTCTGGATGGTAATGTTTTAGTACCAGTACTGTTCTCAGAAGCGGTGAACTTGCATCCTGTGGCGATTATTGTTGCTGTACTCGTGTTTGGTGGGTTATGGGGCTTTTGGGGCGTCTTTTTTGCGATTCCATTAGCAACTTTAGTTAAAGCTGTTTGGAACGCGCTCCCAAGTCATGAGTTACATGAAGCAGAGTCTAAAGCTAAAGGTTGA
- a CDS encoding sulfurtransferase TusA family protein, with the protein MKPNILDLREERCPMALLLAKRYAARLENGQSLLIYISDMSSMKDIVNFLSQQAYSVEQEASSGFHQIQVIKKEVQSNA; encoded by the coding sequence ATGAAACCTAATATTCTCGATTTACGCGAAGAGCGTTGCCCAATGGCACTATTATTAGCGAAGCGTTATGCTGCTAGGTTAGAGAACGGTCAATCATTATTAATATATATATCTGACATGAGCTCAATGAAAGACATTGTGAACTTCTTATCACAACAAGCTTATTCTGTAGAACAGGAAGCGAGTTCTGGTTTTCACCAAATCCAAGTTATTAAAAAGGAAGTGCAGTCAAATGCTTGA
- the bepA gene encoding beta-barrel assembly-enhancing protease codes for MLKRTRSIVCLCIATALSTPISTNANSLDLPDIGTAAGGTLTIDQELVYGDAYMRIIRGSQPIVNDPVLNEYISNLGHRLVANANDVKTPFEFFMIRDRNINAFAFFGGYVALHSGLFLHAQSESEIASVIAHEIAHVTQRHLARSMEDQARRSPATIAALAASVLLAIAAPEAGIAAITATTAGSMQSQINYTRSNEKEADRFGINTLAKAGFDVKAMPRFFGRLADEYRYASTPPPMLLTHPLPEDRITDSRERARQYPPLKVSPSLDYHLARARIVARYAGIENDSALDWFERKLKKAPTSLVPSLEYGKALVYLDSKKLDKAEPILTKLITNDPLNTFYLDAISDLHIEQNKPELAIKEMKSALTRKPNNPVLTINYANALLEKEQYQEGIRVLQRYTHDNPNDTNGWHLLSKANISLANSDEDLAARAEILALQAQWNKAIQYYTQASQLAELGSLKQARYDARIDQLMIQRDRFLSLQ; via the coding sequence ATGTTAAAACGCACCCGCTCGATTGTTTGCTTGTGTATAGCAACTGCATTAAGCACCCCTATTTCAACCAATGCAAATAGCCTAGATCTCCCAGATATTGGCACTGCTGCAGGTGGCACATTAACCATAGATCAAGAACTCGTTTATGGTGATGCTTACATGAGGATCATCAGAGGTAGCCAGCCTATCGTCAATGATCCGGTGTTAAATGAGTACATCAGTAACCTCGGTCATAGACTCGTTGCGAATGCCAACGATGTAAAAACCCCTTTCGAATTCTTTATGATTCGTGACCGTAATATTAATGCCTTTGCATTTTTTGGTGGTTACGTCGCTTTGCATTCAGGGCTATTTCTTCATGCCCAGTCTGAAAGTGAAATAGCCTCTGTTATTGCACATGAAATCGCACATGTAACTCAGCGTCATTTAGCTCGTAGTATGGAAGATCAAGCAAGACGCTCCCCAGCAACTATTGCTGCGCTTGCAGCTTCTGTCTTACTGGCTATCGCAGCCCCAGAAGCTGGTATTGCAGCGATTACAGCTACGACTGCGGGTAGTATGCAAAGTCAGATCAACTACACTCGAAGCAACGAAAAAGAAGCTGACCGTTTCGGTATTAACACTTTGGCTAAAGCTGGGTTTGATGTAAAAGCAATGCCACGATTTTTTGGTCGATTAGCCGATGAATATCGCTACGCAAGCACACCACCACCCATGCTGCTTACTCACCCACTGCCTGAAGACCGTATTACTGATTCTCGTGAGCGTGCACGTCAATATCCACCTTTAAAAGTATCGCCATCTCTCGATTACCACCTAGCACGAGCTCGGATTGTTGCTCGTTATGCGGGTATAGAGAATGATTCTGCTTTAGATTGGTTTGAACGTAAGTTGAAGAAAGCCCCTACATCACTAGTGCCTTCATTAGAATACGGTAAAGCCTTAGTTTATTTAGATTCTAAAAAGCTAGATAAAGCCGAACCAATCCTGACAAAATTGATCACTAATGACCCACTAAATACCTTCTATCTAGATGCTATTTCAGACCTTCACATCGAACAGAATAAACCTGAACTAGCCATAAAAGAGATGAAATCTGCACTAACTCGTAAGCCAAATAACCCAGTATTAACAATTAATTATGCCAACGCCTTATTAGAAAAAGAGCAATACCAAGAAGGAATTCGCGTACTACAACGCTACACTCACGATAACCCAAACGACACCAATGGTTGGCACTTACTATCTAAAGCGAACATCAGCCTAGCGAATAGTGATGAAGATCTCGCAGCTCGAGCGGAAATTCTAGCTTTACAGGCTCAATGGAATAAAGCCATCCAGTACTACACACAGGCTAGCCAACTTGCTGAATTAGGAAGTTTAAAACAGGCACGCTACGATGCCAGAATCGATCAACTGATGATTCAACGTGATCGTTTTCTATCATTACAATAA
- the arsC gene encoding arsenate reductase (glutaredoxin) (This arsenate reductase requires both glutathione and glutaredoxin to convert arsenate to arsenite, after which the efflux transporter formed by ArsA and ArsB can extrude the arsenite from the cell, providing resistance.) produces the protein MSVVIYHNPRCSKSRQTLAVLEENGVQPEIIKYLDTPFTVEQLKTLFSQLGFESVREMMRTKEADYKEANLSDESLTDEQLFSAMVDNPKLFERPVVVANNKAKIGRPPEQVLEIL, from the coding sequence ATGTCTGTCGTCATTTACCATAACCCTCGTTGCTCAAAGAGCCGCCAAACGCTCGCAGTGCTAGAAGAAAACGGGGTTCAACCTGAAATCATCAAATATTTAGATACACCTTTTACTGTTGAGCAACTGAAAACGTTATTCTCTCAGCTCGGCTTTGAAAGCGTTCGTGAAATGATGAGAACAAAGGAAGCTGATTACAAAGAAGCGAATTTAAGTGATGAGTCACTTACTGATGAGCAACTTTTTTCTGCGATGGTAGATAATCCAAAACTATTTGAAAGACCTGTTGTTGTTGCGAATAACAAAGCAAAGATTGGTCGCCCACCAGAACAAGTCTTAGAGATCTTATAA
- the wrbA gene encoding NAD(P)H:quinone oxidoreductase yields the protein MSIKILVLYYSRHGSTQALARQIARGIESIPDCEAVLRTVEDITPHGEPIEPIVTLAELRECDGLALGSPVWFGNMSGSMKHFWDSTTPLWVNGDLIDKPACVFTSSSSLHGGQETTQQTMMLPLLHHGMMILGIPYSEPLLHTTQSGGTPYGASSTGHSASLTKDEMELAQKLGKRLAKVAIKQKEVQL from the coding sequence ATGAGCATTAAAATACTTGTGCTGTACTACAGTCGCCATGGTTCTACTCAAGCACTCGCAAGACAAATCGCAAGAGGGATAGAATCTATCCCTGATTGTGAAGCCGTATTACGCACAGTTGAAGATATCACCCCGCATGGCGAGCCGATAGAACCGATAGTCACTCTAGCTGAGCTTAGAGAGTGTGATGGACTCGCACTTGGTAGTCCTGTCTGGTTTGGCAATATGTCTGGCTCTATGAAGCATTTTTGGGATTCAACCACACCACTTTGGGTAAATGGCGATCTTATAGATAAGCCAGCTTGTGTGTTTACTTCGTCTTCGTCATTGCATGGCGGGCAAGAAACCACTCAACAAACCATGATGCTGCCACTGCTGCACCACGGGATGATGATATTAGGCATTCCTTACTCTGAACCACTTCTGCACACCACTCAATCGGGTGGAACACCTTACGGTGCCAGCAGTACCGGTCACTCAGCTTCATTAACAAAAGATGAAATGGAACTGGCTCAGAAGTTAGGTAAGCGCTTAGCTAAAGTTGCTATAAAACAGAAGGAAGTTCAGTTGTAA
- a CDS encoding DUF2069 domain-containing protein, giving the protein MDMSLRTKQFRYLALISNVSLLVWVVLWQVTLSPHPHLNNLTLAFVWAIPLLLPLPGIIAGKPYTHAWANFVLMLYFLHALTIFYVDGGERILAVVEFALTSLGFVGNILYTRARGKELSLKLPLLSEVEKQEKSRFNQ; this is encoded by the coding sequence ATGGATATGTCACTGCGCACTAAGCAATTTCGTTACCTTGCATTAATCAGTAATGTTTCATTACTTGTTTGGGTGGTTTTGTGGCAGGTCACACTATCGCCCCACCCCCATTTAAACAACTTAACACTAGCTTTTGTATGGGCGATACCATTGTTGTTACCACTGCCAGGGATTATTGCTGGTAAGCCTTATACGCATGCTTGGGCTAATTTCGTGCTCATGCTGTATTTCTTACATGCTCTCACTATTTTCTACGTTGACGGTGGTGAGCGTATACTCGCCGTGGTTGAATTCGCCCTCACCTCTTTAGGTTTCGTTGGCAATATTCTTTATACGCGCGCGCGCGGCAAAGAACTAAGCCTTAAGTTACCATTGTTATCAGAAGTGGAAAAACAAGAGAAATCAAGATTCAATCAGTAA
- a CDS encoding DUF2066 domain-containing protein, translating into MRYIALLLMVFLSLPSYALTQVDIFSSEVVINGENKQPETVARNTGMQQVLVRATGLKDVASNDMIKKAMRQSSQYISQLSYGEQGDQTTLRMRFNSAQIRSLLTQAQLPYWPDTRSNILVWLVEEQNFDKNIVWEHSASELAAGLQVNAETRGLPLILPVGDFDDITGIATSDLWGGFVGPISTASQRYPADAVLVIKSQGNSLRWTLYDQQPAFMTSSPKAPLSGSASSSKQLIDEVSHYYASKSAVTVASESSEYILAQFISINNAKSFFELENALKRLNSVASLDILKIQNSEVTFRIHLLSTQQEFEQEVERIRQVTVIERQSDLPEVAPGFEKQVNTQTVGDESEALEAVEQSSIEGVFEGQNGEPTELNEAEIVVPVQEVKPDLVYEWLTK; encoded by the coding sequence ATGCGCTATATAGCATTGTTGTTGATGGTTTTTTTGTCATTACCGAGTTACGCATTAACTCAAGTCGATATCTTTAGTTCCGAAGTCGTAATTAACGGTGAAAATAAGCAACCAGAAACGGTCGCTAGAAATACTGGTATGCAGCAAGTACTTGTTAGAGCTACAGGTCTAAAAGACGTAGCGTCTAATGACATGATCAAAAAAGCGATGCGCCAAAGCTCTCAATATATCTCTCAGCTAAGCTATGGTGAGCAGGGCGACCAAACGACATTACGCATGAGATTTAATTCAGCGCAAATTCGTTCATTACTCACCCAAGCACAGTTACCTTACTGGCCAGATACTCGCTCGAATATTTTAGTGTGGCTGGTAGAAGAGCAGAACTTTGATAAGAATATTGTTTGGGAACATTCTGCTTCTGAATTAGCTGCTGGTTTACAAGTTAATGCTGAAACCCGTGGTTTACCCTTGATTCTGCCTGTTGGTGATTTTGATGATATTACAGGAATCGCTACTTCTGATTTATGGGGAGGTTTTGTTGGGCCAATCAGTACCGCGAGTCAGCGTTACCCTGCCGATGCTGTTTTAGTGATTAAGTCTCAAGGCAACTCGCTACGTTGGACTTTATACGACCAGCAACCTGCATTTATGACAAGCTCACCTAAAGCACCTTTAAGTGGTTCTGCTTCCTCTTCTAAGCAATTAATTGATGAAGTGAGCCATTACTATGCGAGCAAAAGCGCAGTTACAGTAGCAAGCGAATCTTCAGAATATATTTTGGCTCAGTTTATTAGCATCAATAATGCTAAAAGTTTCTTTGAATTAGAAAATGCACTGAAACGATTAAACTCTGTTGCAAGCTTAGATATTTTAAAAATTCAAAACAGTGAAGTGACATTCCGTATTCACTTATTGTCGACTCAACAAGAGTTTGAACAAGAGGTAGAGCGAATTCGTCAGGTGACTGTTATCGAGCGACAATCTGATCTGCCGGAAGTTGCACCAGGGTTTGAAAAACAAGTTAACACGCAGACGGTTGGTGATGAAAGTGAGGCTCTTGAGGCAGTAGAACAGTCTTCTATTGAAGGTGTTTTCGAAGGTCAAAACGGGGAACCAACTGAACTGAATGAAGCCGAAATCGTGGTTCCCGTTCAGGAAGTTAAGCCTGACTTGGTTTATGAGTGGCTTACTAAGTAA
- a CDS encoding uracil-xanthine permease family protein, translating to MKNALQGAQMLFVAFGALVLVPLLTGLDPNVALFGAGIGTLLFQLITRRSVPIFLASSFAFIAPIMFGIQTWGIGATMGGLMAAGVVYVLMGALIKVRGVGFIHKLLPPVVVGPVIMVIGLGLAPVAVNMALGKTGDGAVQLVDADAALWISSISLLVTIVVSVFSKGFLKLLPIFSGIVAGYVTSLVYGAVDFTPVAQASWLALPNFTTPEFNINAILFMIFVAIAPAVEHVGDMLAISNVTGKDYLKKPGLHRTITGDGVATIAASMLGAPPNTTYSEVTGAVMLTKAFNPVIMTWAAVTAIVLALVGKLGALLQTIPVPVMGGIMILLFGSIATVGLNTLIKNNVDLHKSRNLVIVGITLVFGIGGMAFGIGDFSLQGVSLCGIVAILLNLVLPEELGDNTVVDKAQID from the coding sequence ATGAAGAATGCTTTGCAGGGCGCTCAAATGCTGTTTGTTGCATTTGGTGCACTCGTCCTCGTACCATTATTAACTGGCTTGGATCCAAACGTTGCATTATTTGGTGCCGGCATCGGTACCCTTTTATTCCAACTTATTACACGCCGTTCAGTGCCAATCTTCTTAGCATCTTCTTTTGCATTCATTGCTCCTATCATGTTTGGTATACAAACGTGGGGCATAGGCGCAACCATGGGTGGTCTCATGGCTGCAGGTGTTGTGTATGTGTTGATGGGCGCTCTAATTAAAGTAAGAGGTGTCGGCTTTATTCACAAACTGCTTCCGCCGGTGGTAGTTGGTCCTGTAATCATGGTTATCGGTTTAGGTCTGGCGCCTGTTGCGGTAAACATGGCTTTAGGTAAAACAGGAGATGGTGCAGTTCAGCTTGTTGATGCTGACGCGGCACTTTGGATTTCTTCGATTTCACTGCTAGTAACGATCGTCGTCAGTGTATTCTCAAAAGGCTTCCTGAAGCTGTTGCCGATTTTCTCTGGTATTGTCGCGGGATACGTCACGAGCTTAGTGTATGGTGCGGTAGACTTCACCCCAGTAGCTCAAGCATCTTGGTTAGCTTTACCAAACTTCACAACACCTGAGTTCAACATCAACGCCATCCTATTCATGATATTTGTTGCGATTGCTCCAGCTGTCGAGCACGTTGGTGACATGCTTGCTATCTCTAATGTGACAGGCAAAGACTACCTTAAGAAACCCGGTTTGCACCGCACTATCACTGGCGACGGTGTAGCAACGATTGCTGCTTCTATGTTGGGCGCCCCGCCAAACACAACCTATAGTGAAGTAACAGGTGCTGTAATGCTTACTAAGGCATTTAATCCAGTGATCATGACTTGGGCTGCGGTGACAGCAATCGTTCTTGCGTTGGTAGGTAAGCTCGGCGCTCTACTGCAAACGATCCCAGTTCCAGTAATGGGCGGCATCATGATTCTACTGTTTGGTTCTATTGCAACAGTCGGTTTGAATACCCTCATTAAAAATAATGTAGACCTTCACAAATCACGTAATCTAGTGATTGTGGGCATTACTTTAGTTTTTGGTATAGGTGGCATGGCATTTGGCATCGGTGATTTCAGCCTACAAGGTGTAAGCTTATGCGGTATCGTTGCAATATTACTTAATCTAGTGCTTCCAGAAGAGCTAGGTGACAACACTGTAGTAGACAAAGCTCAAATCGATTAA